One Bremerella alba DNA segment encodes these proteins:
- a CDS encoding BatA domain-containing protein: MSVLSGLFLLGAAAIVGPFLFHLIRRTPKARYEFSSLMFLQPSPPQLTRRSRLDQWLLLLLRSLIILLLAFAFMRPFFRTSTNLSPDDVPRRHVAILVDQSASMRRANVWRQAIDQANQVLDNLEGSDEVSLYTFDEKLTPLVTAEESVQLDRPQRREMIRTRLAEIAPTWSASNLGAALVGVAERLSANDDLRQTKATLQIVLISDTQAGSQIDRLQTSQWPESVRVDVRTITPDDDSNARVRLVEANKGTDAGTSPPRVRVRNTSNSDINQFEVIWHRGDQPASRPVSFYVPPGESLVLDAPCEPGSPGPDRVELSGDGVGMEFDNTFYVVPPLQEQVSIAYFGSDFADDPEGMLFYLSRAFSETANRKVEVIAIDAETVPDWNDLAETVPRLVIITQAPSEDQQNLLDAYLQRGGHAVVVLQNDDMVRDMSGWLSDVRLASEEVKNDASSTGSYAMLGQINFQHPLFTPFSAARYNDFTTIRFWQHRNVRLSDETSAEVIARFEGGTPAIWSMNRGKGQIYALSTGWNRADSQLALSTKFLPLLSRWLELADQQKLASRFYFVNQSVPLPPASGKKTIQTPGGNTVQLADNATAFADTTEPGIYLLRQGSQELPFAVNIADAESDTPPLELDRLEQFGIPLGMAPTHAEQISELRQLQDRELESHQKVWKWLVVSVLLLLAVETFLAARRSHVPTPDLGEA, from the coding sequence ATGAGCGTTCTCTCTGGACTCTTTCTATTGGGTGCTGCCGCAATTGTCGGCCCTTTCCTGTTTCACTTGATCCGCCGCACGCCCAAGGCTCGCTACGAATTCAGTTCGCTGATGTTCCTGCAGCCGTCACCGCCACAGTTAACGCGCCGGAGTCGGCTCGATCAATGGTTACTGCTGCTTCTTAGATCGCTGATCATTTTGCTATTGGCATTCGCTTTCATGCGGCCGTTCTTTCGCACGTCGACCAATCTTTCGCCCGATGATGTTCCCCGCCGTCATGTGGCGATCCTTGTCGATCAAAGTGCGAGCATGCGTCGGGCCAACGTCTGGCGACAAGCCATTGATCAAGCTAATCAGGTCCTCGATAACCTTGAAGGGTCGGACGAAGTATCTCTATATACTTTCGATGAAAAATTGACACCGCTGGTTACCGCCGAAGAATCAGTCCAACTCGATCGCCCACAACGTCGAGAGATGATCCGAACTCGCCTCGCTGAAATAGCGCCGACCTGGTCGGCAAGTAACCTGGGGGCCGCATTGGTCGGCGTCGCCGAGCGTCTGTCAGCCAACGATGACCTCCGTCAAACGAAAGCCACATTGCAAATCGTTCTAATCAGCGACACGCAAGCTGGCTCTCAGATCGATCGACTGCAAACGAGCCAATGGCCTGAGTCGGTCCGCGTTGACGTTCGTACAATCACACCGGATGACGACTCGAACGCGCGAGTCAGGCTGGTAGAAGCTAACAAAGGTACCGATGCTGGCACCTCGCCCCCCCGCGTACGCGTAAGAAATACTTCCAATTCCGACATTAATCAATTCGAAGTGATATGGCACCGGGGAGACCAGCCTGCCTCCCGTCCAGTTTCCTTCTACGTTCCCCCAGGCGAGAGCCTAGTGCTGGATGCCCCCTGCGAACCAGGCTCACCTGGCCCAGATCGAGTTGAGCTTAGCGGTGATGGTGTTGGCATGGAATTCGACAACACATTTTACGTAGTCCCCCCCCTGCAAGAACAGGTTTCGATCGCCTACTTCGGCTCCGACTTTGCGGATGATCCCGAAGGAATGCTCTTCTATCTCAGTCGCGCATTCAGTGAGACCGCCAACCGCAAGGTGGAGGTTATAGCCATCGATGCGGAAACCGTTCCTGATTGGAACGATTTAGCCGAAACTGTTCCACGCCTAGTGATTATCACGCAGGCTCCAAGCGAAGACCAGCAAAACCTTTTGGACGCTTATCTTCAACGCGGAGGGCACGCCGTCGTGGTCCTGCAAAACGACGACATGGTGCGTGACATGTCTGGATGGCTTAGCGACGTTCGCTTAGCTTCCGAGGAAGTCAAAAACGACGCGTCTTCTACTGGATCGTATGCCATGTTGGGACAGATCAATTTTCAACATCCTCTGTTTACTCCTTTTTCTGCGGCGCGCTACAACGATTTTACTACCATCCGATTTTGGCAGCATCGCAATGTACGCCTTAGCGATGAAACGTCTGCCGAAGTGATTGCCCGGTTTGAGGGCGGTACCCCAGCAATTTGGTCGATGAATCGCGGCAAAGGACAAATTTATGCCCTGAGCACTGGCTGGAACCGAGCCGATAGTCAGCTCGCTCTATCGACCAAGTTTCTCCCTTTGTTGTCGCGCTGGTTGGAGTTGGCCGATCAGCAAAAGCTGGCATCGCGTTTCTATTTCGTAAACCAAAGCGTTCCTCTGCCCCCTGCAAGTGGAAAGAAAACAATTCAAACTCCAGGCGGAAACACCGTACAATTGGCGGATAACGCCACAGCGTTTGCGGATACAACCGAGCCAGGGATTTACTTGCTGCGACAAGGAAGCCAAGAGCTTCCCTTCGCGGTGAACATTGCCGACGCCGAAAGCGATACGCCGCCGTTGGAACTTGATCGGCTCGAGCAGTTCGGCATTCCATTGGGCATGGCTCCTACGCATGCCGAGCAAATATCGGAGCTTCGACAGCTCCAAGATCGAGAGCTCGAAAGTCACCAGAAGGTGTGGAAGTGGCTGGTCGTTTCGGTGCTACTGCTTTTGGCGGTTGAGACATTTCTCGCTGCCCGCAGGTCGCATGTTCCCACTCCGGATTTGGGAGAAGCATAG
- a CDS encoding AAA family ATPase, whose product MSTEIEDHDFEQQAVEQIRDGREKIVAELSKTVIGQQEVVEQLLLCLFAGGHCLITGAPGLAKTLLVNSISKIFDLEFRRIQFTPDLMPADITGTEILEETEEGRRKLQFAKGPIFANVILADEINRTPPKTQAALLEAMQEHQVTAAGVRYALEEPFFVLATQNPIEMEGTYPLPEAQLDRFMFNIWMDYLPEDDEVAVVNQTTSRRPEPISPLFSGEDVLRFHDIVKKVPVAENLVRYAVRLADASRPGRPSTPEFINQWVMWGAGIRGAQYLVLGAKARALLLGRTHVTSDDIKALAHVTLRHRILVGYRAEAEGITVEKVIDQLLTSVPVPGAR is encoded by the coding sequence GTGAGTACTGAGATTGAAGACCATGACTTTGAACAACAAGCGGTCGAGCAGATCCGCGATGGCCGTGAAAAAATCGTGGCCGAGCTTTCCAAGACCGTTATCGGCCAACAGGAAGTCGTCGAACAACTGCTGTTGTGCCTCTTCGCTGGCGGTCACTGCCTAATTACCGGAGCCCCCGGCCTTGCCAAAACTTTGCTGGTCAACTCCATCTCGAAGATCTTTGATCTCGAATTTCGCAGAATTCAATTCACGCCTGACTTAATGCCTGCCGATATCACCGGCACTGAAATCTTGGAAGAAACCGAGGAAGGCCGTCGCAAACTTCAGTTTGCTAAAGGACCGATTTTCGCCAACGTCATCCTCGCCGATGAAATCAACCGCACACCTCCCAAGACCCAGGCTGCCTTGTTGGAGGCCATGCAGGAACATCAGGTCACGGCGGCTGGCGTTCGCTACGCACTCGAAGAGCCGTTCTTCGTGCTCGCCACGCAAAACCCGATTGAAATGGAAGGGACCTATCCCCTACCCGAGGCCCAGCTCGATCGGTTTATGTTTAACATCTGGATGGACTATCTCCCAGAAGACGATGAAGTTGCCGTCGTCAATCAAACTACCTCGCGTCGGCCCGAACCTATCAGCCCGCTATTTTCCGGCGAAGACGTCCTACGCTTTCACGATATCGTCAAGAAAGTGCCAGTGGCAGAGAACTTGGTACGCTATGCCGTGCGATTAGCTGATGCTTCGCGTCCAGGACGACCATCGACTCCCGAATTTATCAACCAGTGGGTAATGTGGGGCGCGGGTATCCGTGGCGCTCAATACCTGGTTTTGGGAGCGAAAGCCAGAGCCTTGCTGCTGGGAAGGACGCACGTCACCTCCGATGACATCAAAGCCCTTGCCCACGTCACCTTGCGACACCGGATACTAGTCGGCTATCGCGCCGAGGCCGAAGGCATCACGGTCGAAAAGGTGATCGATCAGCTTCTTACCTCGGTTCCAGTCCCGGGGGCAAGATGA
- a CDS encoding DUF4159 domain-containing protein, with the protein MSKSKSVRILCLFLSITLLASVVWAQFSGGFRSRGRFSRNAAPTRGAQNDWEFDEKFEHEAFRFARVKYTSYGYRDKWATDFPESDLNLPHRLRELTSMEVHPESVIVELTDDDLSNYPFLYIVEPGQMNLTEGEVTGLRNYLQSGGFLMVDDFWGEEEWQTFYHNIKRVFPDREPQELPLEHDIFHLVYDLAEKPMIVSIGTWMRGGGTERHDADEPHYKGIFDDKGRMIVVICHNTDLGDGWEEEGVDPTYFKQYSERFAYPLGINIITYAMTH; encoded by the coding sequence ATGTCGAAATCGAAATCGGTCCGAATCCTTTGTCTGTTTCTCTCGATCACGCTACTAGCGAGTGTGGTCTGGGCTCAGTTTTCAGGTGGCTTTCGATCCCGGGGACGCTTTAGCCGGAACGCGGCTCCTACCCGCGGAGCCCAGAACGACTGGGAATTCGACGAGAAGTTTGAACACGAAGCCTTCCGCTTTGCCCGGGTGAAGTACACCTCGTATGGCTATCGCGACAAATGGGCAACCGACTTTCCCGAGAGTGATCTGAATCTGCCACACCGCCTGCGAGAGTTGACTTCTATGGAAGTTCATCCCGAGAGCGTAATCGTCGAATTGACCGATGACGATCTATCCAACTACCCGTTCCTTTACATTGTGGAACCAGGGCAGATGAACCTCACCGAAGGCGAAGTCACCGGGCTTCGTAATTATCTTCAAAGCGGCGGCTTCCTGATGGTCGACGACTTTTGGGGCGAGGAGGAATGGCAAACCTTTTATCACAACATCAAACGTGTCTTCCCAGATCGCGAGCCGCAAGAGCTTCCTTTAGAACACGACATATTCCACCTGGTTTACGACCTAGCCGAAAAACCGATGATCGTCAGTATCGGCACCTGGATGCGCGGGGGCGGAACCGAACGCCACGACGCCGACGAGCCGCACTACAAAGGCATATTTGACGACAAGGGACGCATGATTGTGGTCATTTGCCATAACACCGATCTGGGCGACGGCTGGGAAGAGGAAGGGGTCGATCCCACCTATTTCAAGCAATATTCAGAACGCTTTGCCTACCCCTTGGGAATCAACATCATTACCTATGCAATGACTCACTAG
- a CDS encoding tetratricopeptide repeat protein, with product MTHFTMHLGSLAGVIVAWGIFFGIGNAYGETLSQAEDLFRHGAYEKCIEVATQEISGGRTFIDWYVLKTESELTLGRYEDAAKTIDDAKNFSPRNLRLLWLEREVRHFNGQSNRAKEVLAELGAQLERSSGIYRDLETSIVIGKFFLEIGADPKRIRIDLFKPIQKRAPGLPAAYIAAAELALSKNDFALAAEDFQLAMKVDEDNPRILYGLAQAFEPSDSKKAEEYLQQAIKINPKHIPSLLMIAESHLSAERYKETEKLLAEVLEINPHHPSAWALHAVLAHLANAPSREDECRKKALAHWKDNPEVDYLIGKHLARKYRFAEAASAQRRALKFDSDFLPAKMELSNDLLRLGHEEQGWKLVDEVFEADNYNVVAHNLATLQEHMAKFRTLESNGFIVRMDTHEAAIYGDRVLELLREAKSVLCEKYDVELNDPIAIEIFPKQQDFAIRTFGLPGGAGFLGVCFGNVITMNSPASQADNPTNWEAVLWHEFCHVVTLNKTHNKMPRWLSEGISVYEEKLRDPSWGQSISPTYRQMILEDELTPVSELSGAFLRPQSSKHLMFAYYESALVVEFLVDQFGIETLRAILDELGKGLQINDAITRHAAPLDAIDAGFQKFILDRARAFAPEADFSTDDLPPPQIAKLQPWLEEHPNSFPGLQQYAALLFREKKYAEAMEPIDKLLQLAPDYAGEGSPLLLKAQILKELGETQQELAVLEQLAVLRADAIDIYRRLAEMQAETNQWESVVLNARRIRAVNPLIQEPYLLLARAGEQTNDGKTAIEGLSTLSRLDPYDPAEIHFRLAQRLHASKQDKEALRHILLALEEAPRYRDALQLLLALTENDSAEPDRASPNKDDSQ from the coding sequence ATGACGCACTTCACCATGCACCTAGGTTCGTTGGCGGGCGTAATTGTCGCGTGGGGAATCTTCTTCGGGATCGGCAACGCTTACGGTGAAACCCTATCTCAGGCGGAGGACTTATTCCGTCACGGGGCATATGAAAAGTGCATCGAGGTTGCCACTCAAGAGATCTCCGGCGGTCGCACTTTCATCGATTGGTACGTGCTAAAAACCGAAAGCGAACTGACCCTCGGTCGCTATGAGGATGCGGCCAAGACAATCGATGACGCTAAGAATTTTTCGCCCAGAAATCTCCGTCTGCTGTGGCTGGAACGAGAAGTACGCCACTTTAACGGACAGTCGAACCGAGCCAAAGAAGTGCTCGCCGAACTCGGTGCTCAGCTGGAACGCTCCAGCGGGATCTATCGCGACCTAGAAACCTCAATCGTGATCGGCAAGTTCTTTCTTGAGATCGGAGCTGATCCCAAGCGAATTCGTATCGATCTATTCAAGCCGATTCAAAAGCGGGCTCCTGGCTTACCCGCTGCCTACATCGCCGCTGCGGAGTTAGCACTCTCGAAGAATGACTTTGCTTTGGCTGCGGAAGACTTCCAGTTGGCCATGAAAGTAGACGAAGACAATCCGCGAATCTTGTACGGGTTGGCCCAGGCATTCGAACCGAGCGATTCAAAGAAAGCGGAAGAATATCTCCAGCAAGCAATAAAGATCAACCCGAAGCACATTCCAAGCTTGCTGATGATTGCCGAAAGTCACCTTTCGGCCGAACGCTATAAGGAAACCGAGAAACTGCTGGCCGAGGTGCTGGAAATCAATCCTCATCACCCTAGTGCCTGGGCATTACACGCCGTGCTGGCGCATCTGGCAAACGCCCCGTCCCGCGAAGACGAATGTCGCAAAAAGGCCTTAGCCCATTGGAAAGACAATCCGGAAGTTGACTATCTCATCGGTAAGCATCTGGCGAGAAAGTACCGCTTCGCCGAAGCGGCCTCAGCTCAGCGGCGGGCACTAAAGTTCGATAGCGACTTTCTCCCGGCCAAAATGGAGCTTTCCAACGATCTGTTGCGACTCGGACACGAGGAACAAGGGTGGAAGCTGGTTGACGAGGTTTTCGAGGCCGACAACTACAATGTCGTTGCTCATAACCTAGCAACCCTACAAGAGCACATGGCCAAATTTCGCACGCTTGAGAGCAATGGCTTTATCGTGCGCATGGATACCCATGAAGCAGCCATTTATGGAGATCGTGTTTTAGAACTTCTTCGCGAGGCCAAGTCGGTTCTGTGCGAGAAATACGACGTAGAGCTGAATGATCCAATTGCGATCGAGATCTTCCCCAAGCAGCAAGACTTCGCGATCCGAACGTTTGGATTACCTGGCGGAGCGGGGTTCTTGGGGGTTTGCTTCGGCAATGTGATCACCATGAATTCGCCGGCCTCCCAAGCCGACAATCCTACCAATTGGGAAGCCGTTTTGTGGCACGAGTTTTGTCACGTCGTCACATTAAACAAGACCCACAATAAGATGCCGCGGTGGCTCAGCGAAGGGATCTCGGTGTATGAAGAAAAACTGCGAGATCCATCGTGGGGCCAATCAATCTCGCCAACGTATCGGCAAATGATCTTGGAGGACGAACTCACGCCGGTTAGCGAGTTAAGTGGAGCGTTTCTGCGTCCGCAGAGCTCGAAGCATTTGATGTTTGCCTACTATGAATCGGCCCTGGTGGTCGAGTTTTTGGTAGATCAGTTTGGCATCGAAACGCTCCGGGCGATTCTCGATGAGTTGGGCAAGGGGCTGCAGATCAATGATGCGATAACTCGGCATGCAGCTCCTCTAGATGCCATTGACGCTGGCTTTCAAAAATTTATCCTGGATCGTGCCCGGGCCTTTGCCCCGGAGGCCGACTTTAGCACCGACGACTTGCCGCCACCGCAGATTGCCAAGCTTCAACCATGGCTAGAAGAACACCCCAATAGCTTCCCTGGACTCCAGCAATACGCCGCGTTACTGTTTCGCGAGAAAAAGTATGCGGAAGCCATGGAGCCGATCGACAAGTTGCTGCAACTGGCCCCAGACTATGCCGGCGAAGGGAGCCCATTACTCTTGAAGGCCCAAATTTTAAAAGAATTGGGCGAAACCCAGCAAGAGTTGGCGGTGTTAGAACAACTGGCAGTGCTGCGCGCGGATGCGATCGATATCTATCGGCGTCTGGCAGAGATGCAGGCGGAAACGAACCAATGGGAGTCCGTTGTCCTCAATGCCCGGCGAATTCGGGCCGTCAATCCACTCATTCAGGAACCATATCTCTTGCTGGCTCGTGCCGGAGAGCAGACCAATGATGGAAAGACAGCCATCGAAGGACTATCGACGCTGTCCAGATTAGACCCGTACGATCCTGCCGAAATTCATTTTCGTCTCGCCCAACGATTGCATGCGTCAAAGCAAGACAAGGAAGCGTTACGGCATATTCTTTTGGCATTAGAGGAAGCCCCCCGATATCGCGATGCCCTGCAATTGCTGCTTGCCCTTACCGAGAACGACTCGGCTGAGCCTGACCGGGCTTCGCCTAACAAGGATGATTCCCAGTGA
- a CDS encoding DUF58 domain-containing protein, translated as MSSGLPSSVSKAGRPAGAASLIDPASLMRIKNLELRARAVVEGFLTGIHRSPYHGFSVEFTEYRQYSPGDDTRFLDWKLYGRSDRYFIKCFEDETNLRCYLLVDLSRSMSFGTLGYTKADYAKTTAATIAHFLSLQRDAVGLMTFDESITDRIPARFRPGHIHQIMMSLERAESGSATDIEKPLEQIAATVVKRGLVVLISDLLTPIGSLKKQLGFLRARGHEVVILRVLDPRELDFQFDQPAMFHDVETGKDLYIDPEQARQKYLDQFREHSQSIHTICQNMGVELLQISIDRSLELILFDLLADRLKRGRSVVRQRIPRAGGVA; from the coding sequence ATGAGCAGCGGATTGCCATCGTCGGTCAGTAAAGCCGGTCGCCCAGCGGGTGCGGCTTCGTTGATCGATCCCGCCTCACTCATGCGTATCAAGAACCTGGAACTACGAGCTAGGGCCGTCGTCGAAGGCTTTTTGACCGGCATTCATCGTTCGCCATATCACGGGTTCTCGGTCGAGTTCACCGAGTACCGCCAATATTCACCCGGTGACGATACTCGCTTCCTCGACTGGAAACTCTACGGGCGATCCGATCGCTACTTCATCAAATGCTTCGAGGACGAAACGAATCTGCGCTGCTACTTACTGGTCGACTTGAGCCGCTCGATGAGCTTCGGAACACTTGGCTACACCAAAGCCGACTATGCCAAAACTACGGCAGCGACCATCGCCCATTTCCTTTCGTTGCAGCGCGACGCCGTCGGGTTAATGACCTTCGACGAGTCGATAACCGATCGCATTCCCGCGCGGTTTAGGCCCGGACATATCCACCAAATTATGATGAGCCTGGAACGCGCCGAATCAGGTTCAGCAACTGACATCGAGAAACCGCTTGAACAAATCGCTGCTACGGTCGTCAAGCGTGGCCTGGTGGTTCTTATTTCCGACCTGCTCACGCCGATCGGATCCCTGAAGAAGCAACTCGGGTTCCTGAGGGCACGCGGGCACGAAGTCGTCATCCTGCGGGTGCTTGATCCGCGCGAGCTCGACTTTCAGTTCGATCAGCCAGCCATGTTTCATGATGTGGAAACCGGCAAAGACCTGTATATCGATCCGGAACAAGCCAGGCAGAAGTATCTCGACCAATTTCGAGAACATTCCCAATCCATTCACACGATCTGTCAAAACATGGGAGTGGAATTACTCCAGATTTCAATCGATCGGTCGCTAGAATTGATTTTATTCGATCTTCTGGCCGACCGATTAAAACGTGGTAGATCGGTCGTGCGGCAAAGAATCCCGCGTGCAGGAGGCGTGGCATGA